Below is a window of Ahaetulla prasina isolate Xishuangbanna chromosome 1, ASM2864084v1, whole genome shotgun sequence DNA.
gtaatggagtgagttcccattacttgtcccagcttctgccaaccaagcagttcgaaagcatgtaaaaatgcaagtagaaaaagagggaccaccttttgtgggaaggtaacagtgttccgtgcgccttcggcatttaatcatgctggccacatgaccatgaagacgccttcagacagtgctgcctcttcggctttgaaacggagatgagcaccaccccctagagtcgggaatgactagcacatatgtgcaagggaaacctttacctttaccttttaagctgcccagagtcatttataGTTTCTCAGACTCTAAATTGCATTAAtacataaaatttaatttaaaaaatccctGTCTTATCACATTTCTGATGCATTTGTAGTTGGCAAGATATTGAAactgtatttcattttttaagattgaagcttttttttacTGACCTTGGGAGGAAAACCCCAAATAATTAATTTATCCTAGAATGTCCTAGGCATTTGCAAACTGTAGTCATAAAATACATTCTCTGTGATTTCTATAGAAAGTCATAAAGCCCTATAGAAAGTACAAAGCCCCAGGCAGAATAGGGTGATCTATCAGGTATCAATTTATGTCATGACAGGTTGGCATTCACCATACAAAAGCAGACACAGAAAAGGGACAACTTAGGAATGAACACGCCCTGACTTTTTAGAAAAGATTGCTAGATTCTACAACATGAGAAATTTGTTTTAGAAAGGCATGATCAGATGTTTTGCTACTaactttcacatttttttaaaaaaaagaatcacataAATTAAgtgcaacaaaataaaatgtttattatttcaaagaaatatttatttacagaGACAGATCTAAATATACATTGAATAAATTATATACCAAATGCTTGAAACAAATCAATGGACATTTTCAGTGGACATTGAAAATTTCATACGGAGTCCTCTTACAACTTAATGCAACTATCTAACTAGATACAAGTGTTTAGTCTGAAAATCTACTTCATTActattccagattttttttgggggggggggagatggggggAATGTCATACCAAAAATACAGTGTTCAATACATAGAAATCCACAATGCAGTATTTAAGCTATAGGAACAGTAAATAATGTTTGGCCAGCATTTTTCTTTTTGACTAGAAGTGTAAAATTCACAGAAGCTTAGTACAAAAGAATTACAAATTCAGGGATTTGTTCAGAGCATCAGAACAAATGTTGTTCCTCCCCCAAAATGACTGTGATTATCCTATATTTTCTTCATTGAACAGTAATAATTTCAGGGACGGGAGATATTATATGGCGGTTGTTGCTGCTGCTATTGTTAAATAATTGCTGATCTACTGCAAGTTTCTTAGAAATCAGTAAATCTAATCTATCTAGTAACCCTGCTATGCATTACATATAgctgaatcctattctattctattctattctattctattctattctattctattctattctattctattctattctattctattctaatggaagtgggaggaaaaaaaattcagaactgGAGGAAGGATGATTCTCCTTAAATTCGGAAGATTAAATGGCCTTAAAGGCCATTAAACATTGCAGTGTCAGAGACACTACTGAAGTGCCCTGATATTGAAGAGGGATACAATTTGGATATAAAGCGGGTGGGCTGGCTTAATGCTTTATCGTTTCTCATCTATTCTTTACAGGATTTTGTTGTTGACAATGTTTTTCGCAAAGCAAACATTACAAAGAACATTATGAAGCCTCACTCCATGATCCGAGGCTGGCCAAAGGAGCAATAATTTGGCTCCAAGCCTCTCCGGGTACAGTCGGTAATGTCGGTGTCGCAGGTGTTACAGTGACATCCTGTCGCAACTGGGTAGGAATAAAAGGATTCTGCGTGGTCAGCACAACCTGGAATCTTTACAGTCTCATATACAATTGACTTGAATGTGCAGACATTCTGGACATGTTTCTGTGGAAGGATCATATTAGCTCGGTCCTAATTATgggaaaaaacagaagaaaagttaTTAGCCTTTCCGAAGTAGCAAACCCCAACATGTTGTTATTGCTAGGAACAGATCTAAACCCACTATTAAGCAAGTTTATCATATTATGACACTTTCACAATTTGTTAAATCAGAGACATTTAAGTCACATTTTAGAGTctgtaataaatgaatgaatgaatgaatgaatgaatgaatgaatcaatcaatcaatcaatcaatcagtaaatATATTTGTTACAAGACTGTTTGCTCCAGTTCTATATCTAGGAGGCAATGCAGTATGGAAATTGCACTGTAGAAAAACATGCAACTCCTGAAAttgaacaattaaaataataacaaaaataagaaaaatcaaagtatttttttccaaaaaagcaataatttgtttatttgtttattccagCTAGAGTCTACACTTCCTTGGAGTCCAGCTATTTCATGCCAGTAAGTCAACAGAATTTAGGAAACTACTGAGCTCCATCACTTGCCTCATataagaaatatttatatttgcatgtgataaatatataaatattattttttatcttcTGTTTCATAAAATAGGTCTTCAACAAGGAATTAGCAGCCCCAGAAGCATTCTTACACTAGTAGATCAGTCATAAATGCCACATCATTCAGAACTATACAAACAAGGAATATCTCTCTAGGCTCTTggcttttagaatttttatttcaACATTAAACCCTACCGATTTTCATGAAAATTATTTCCAGGAACTTGAGCTAAGATTTGATGTATGAAGTGGCAATTTTGTCCATGTTTGAAATGGTGTTCTTTCCGAATAAAATGCATAGAATTGGTCTGTAGAGATATCTATTCAAAATGATTTTCCACTGGACTAATATTGCACGCATCTTAAAACCATATCACTACTTTCTGAACTTGACAGAAAAAAATTGTCAGAAGTATGGCTTAGATCTACCATGTTTGGGAAATACTTTACTTCTTTTTAGCCCACCTGACCTTCTTGGATTCTTACCCGATTGAAGCAGTAGCCAGAGCACCAAGTTGCATTCACCAGGATGCAAAAGCCACATTCTTCCTTCTCCACGGCTATTGTAATATTGGATAGCTCACAGGAATGACAGTAAATCATTTTCCAGCAAAAGACTAACAAAGCACAGACAGTGGTTGCCTTCATCCTGTAATTCAAAATCCAAAAATTTAGGAACACTTAAACAGAGGAGTGCACATTTCCAGAGTTCTCTAGAAATAGTCAACTAGCATGTTTGAGCAGGGAAATTATTTTAGAATTATAGTTAGACAAGAAGACATCCATTCAGTATTGCGTTTATACTGTATGTAGGAAAGAGAAGACCATTTAACacctaaataattaaaaatagtaatagATGTACAACCTTTTTATtcctaagattattttttttaaaaagaatacaatTAATAAAAAAGACAGCaaatattattagtagtagtatttttttaaaaagcatacacTTTTATAAAGAGTTTGTCATTTGCCATACAATGTAAATTAAGAATCGGATGAAAAATTACCTGTCTTAGACTTGCTGGAATTAGTTGCTGGAATTAATTGCTGCAAGCAGAAAGACTCCAATGCTCTTTTTATACAAAATCAGAAGTAACTGACACCTGAAGGATTTACAGGGTATTAGACAGCTGACATTATTTTTAATCCTGGTGAAAGAGCATGAACTTAAAGCCAGACACCGAGACGAACCTTGTAAAAAGAACACCATGAACATTATTGCTGTCATGCAAATtactagttaaaaaaaaaaaggctgccggAAAACATGACAGGACCTCTTTATATATATTGTAACAGGGATATTATTAGCAAAATAATAATGCTGTTAGTGTACCTTTCCCCAAGATGGTCTTTGTGATATGTGCCGGGATTGCAGAATTCTGAGACAGAATGGTTGCACGAAGAAAACTGTGAAGCTCAATGAGCAAAAATATATTGTACAGTAATAGAAAAGTGAAAATTGTATGAATTACAAGCACTGCTTTCTTAGCAACTAGGCAGATGttgtctttccttttcctccaggATGTTTTAGGATGGATTGTTGTTATTTTCAAAATCCAGATTTTAAATCCTCTATTCGATAGTATATTCATTTGGACTAAATctctagggggaaaaaatattgagGTTAAACTAGGATAATTTGGAACAGAGTTATGGTTTAAAATGAAATCTATACAGTTCTGGCCCTAAACTGCTGTAATCTGTAACGTGCTACATGGAACTGTCTTATCCCAACCAGCTGTGCTAAGCAGGAAAGCAACTGGGTTAGCAAAAGTTCTTGAACAGATACAACATACAAAAGACAGACTTTTTGACACTGAGCAGAAATAGGATACAAATATGACCTATTAGGCAAATCCCAGATTCAAACAGCAAAACCAAAGGcaaagataaatagaaaaaaagggaTAGAAGGAAGAACATATGACTTTGATCGACTTTATAGGTTATTTAATCTAACATCTTGCCCAGAACAAAAATTTTCTAAATCAATTCTGAGACGTAGCTGTCCAGGTTTGTATTAGCTTTGTCAGGTTGACTAGACAAGAAGCACAACCAAGAGTGCTAACTCTATCTTTATTGTTagattgtaaagatttttttttacaagactgAAATACTGTgatttctctcctcctttccttttaaactctggAATACTACTTTTCTAAAAAGTTTTCTACATAATCTTCCTTCTGTGGGTTGAGCCATCTTTTGCATGCCAGTTGTCCAGTCTGTGGTTCTCCCTCTTATCTCCTAAGCTCATTCCCACATGCCATGACAATTTGGAACCATACTGTGATGCAggcatgaaatgctcccagtagcgattgtggctggtggtttggcgatccggtagcgattgccgAACCACTGGCAGCACCCGCTGCCCGTGTTTTTTacccactgcgcatgcgcagaaggttttactcatgcacagaaggtctatgCGCAGCGTGTGGACTTCCGAGCCGATAAgggaggtaagtagatttcacccctgctgtgatgGGAGATCCACCACTATTCTaggcaaaatatttcattcctcaGCAGATCCATTGCTTAGCAGAGGAAGATTTCTCCTAATATCCAGTTgagataattttaaattttaattcattaATATATGTAACGGCCTGGCATCTTTCCCCCACTTTTAACAGAGAACATATTTGATCTGGTTGCATTTCTAGACATTTGTCAATAGTTTGATACCTCCACTTTCTTTtgcaaactaaacatacccaactTTGCAGATATCTTCAGCGTGCAAGGGATTGATCAGGTACCACCTCACCAGTTCTACAACTGCCCCATTGACTTGAACTCTGGAGCCAAATTTCAGTTGTGCAGATCTACTCCTTTTTAAAGTCTACTCTGTGGGATTTCATCAGTAAATAAGAGAAGGTTAATCTTCCTCGGTACACAATCTGAAGAAATGGTGAGCCCCACAGAGGTCCCATTTAATGAAGATTTCACAACATACTTTTCACAAACACTCCAAAAGTTCAGTGATCACAGGCAGTTGATATCTATTCCAGAGGGAGATCTGGTCGAGAGTCAGTAATCACTGAAAAATCATTATTTCCTGATTTCTCTTTTACAATCAGCACAGGAACTCATAGTCCTCATTTTGCACAAGCAACTCCATGAATTTGGGATGCTCTGATTCCTTTTTGAAAAGTGAAGGAAGACCTATCTTGCAACACTCTGACTCTATTCAATTGTTTCATTTAAACAGATATTTCAGATGCTACTCTGAGATCCATTCTGCTGTATGCTGTGGAAATTACACATACTTTACACATATTATTCCAGGAAATTGAATTCCTCAGGCTAAGACTATCCCATCTGGAATAAGGAACCTCTAGCGATTAAACTAGCCTT
It encodes the following:
- the FSHB gene encoding follitropin subunit beta is translated as MKATTVCALLVFCWKMIYCHSCELSNITIAVEKEECGFCILVNATWCSGYCFNRDRANMILPQKHVQNVCTFKSIVYETVKIPGCADHAESFYSYPVATGCHCNTCDTDITDCTRRGLEPNYCSFGQPRIME